One window from the genome of Malacoplasma penetrans HF-2 encodes:
- a CDS encoding IS30 family transposase: MFYTTITLNDTNKYRHLSYGEREIIGHMYFVQKKNINQIATELKRHRSTILREIRRNNNVEGYSAEKAQKKYIERRNHKNFFLWQKYKTFSELFAEKYNCKWHGVELTRHYIKENYPCVLVPSTKQIYNWIQTNKWIKKRSDKLRTAYIKGRKRKKGMFSKFDEKYVFPIWMRPKHILNRKEFGHWELDLVIGKRQSGYSNLLVMVERKTRNSFITKVENKNPFTINSAIKSLVNKNNLHVKTITIDNGIEFSKIGIAAYWIKCKVYYCEPYASYQRGSNENVNGLIRRVYKKGTDFSLLSDAEINNLQNKINRMPRKMFNYMSSDQYYKKCMNSLNW, from the coding sequence ATGTTTTACACTACAATTACTCTAAATGATACTAACAAATACAGACATTTGTCTTATGGTGAAAGAGAAATAATAGGACATATGTATTTTGTTCAAAAGAAAAATATTAACCAAATAGCAACAGAATTAAAAAGACATAGATCCACAATTTTAAGAGAGATCAGAAGAAACAATAATGTTGAAGGATATAGTGCTGAAAAGGCACAGAAAAAATATATAGAAAGAAGAAACCATAAAAACTTTTTTCTATGACAAAAATACAAAACTTTCTCAGAATTATTTGCAGAAAAATACAATTGCAAATGACATGGTGTGGAATTAACTAGACACTATATAAAAGAAAATTATCCATGTGTTTTAGTTCCTTCCACTAAACAAATTTATAACTGAATACAAACAAATAAATGAATTAAAAAAAGATCAGACAAACTAAGAACTGCTTATATAAAAGGTAGAAAAAGAAAAAAAGGAATGTTTTCTAAATTTGATGAAAAGTATGTATTTCCCATATGGATGAGACCAAAACACATACTTAACAGAAAAGAGTTTGGTCATTGGGAACTAGACTTAGTCATAGGAAAAAGACAATCTGGTTATAGTAATTTATTGGTAATGGTAGAAAGAAAAACTAGAAATTCATTTATTACTAAAGTTGAGAACAAAAATCCTTTCACTATTAACTCAGCAATAAAAAGTTTAGTTAATAAAAACAACTTACATGTAAAGACAATAACAATAGATAATGGAATAGAATTCTCAAAAATAGGAATTGCAGCTTATTGAATAAAATGTAAAGTTTATTATTGTGAACCTTATGCTTCATATCAAAGGGGTTCAAATGAAAATGTTAATGGATTGATTAGAAGAGTGTATAAAAAAGGTACAGATTTTTCTTTGTTAAGTGATGCAGAAATAAACAATCTCCAAAACAAAATTAATAGAATGCCTAGAAAAATGTTTAACTATATGAGTAGTGATCAGTACTACAAAAAATGTATGAATTCTTTAAACTGATAA
- a CDS encoding DUF1493 family protein codes for MTINSKSFESLLDLSSIKIPNLDKQNTTNISVLKKNIVNHVNQYLSNKSSKEVTEYDWYIQNEEEVLQRLIDNIDKGNNNETLTIIADNSSTLLSNSTSLLVSNSRINPFDLQNISIPKLGISSIKKDEIYELIHQWIKKYMDENYSQYILDVDYSISISNEDIEKLINGYFSNISLEIKNIIIAKSDKVQNGSNLTIANINNGSINTDTSTNNDSSNTDTNNSLDQNNNTTTNKGYFSNVGNVAWVASVLTVGVLVATVVSIFVSRRLISTYGSISNAIHHLKNKKKNKQNKE; via the coding sequence TTGACTATTAATTCAAAATCATTTGAATCATTATTAGATTTATCATCAATAAAAATTCCTAATTTAGATAAACAGAATACTACTAATATCAGTGTTTTAAAAAAGAATATAGTTAACCATGTTAATCAATATTTAAGTAATAAATCTTCTAAAGAAGTTACTGAATATGACTGATATATTCAAAATGAAGAAGAAGTACTACAAAGATTGATAGATAACATTGATAAAGGGAATAATAATGAAACTTTAACCATAATTGCAGATAATAGTTCTACATTATTATCTAACTCTACAAGTCTTTTAGTTAGTAACTCTAGAATCAATCCATTTGATTTACAAAATATATCAATACCAAAACTAGGTATAAGTTCAATTAAAAAAGATGAAATATATGAATTAATTCATCAATGAATTAAAAAATATATGGATGAAAACTATTCTCAATATATTTTAGATGTAGATTATTCTATAAGTATTTCTAATGAAGATATTGAAAAATTAATTAATGGTTATTTTTCTAATATTTCTTTAGAAATTAAAAATATTATTATTGCTAAATCTGATAAAGTTCAAAATGGTTCTAACTTAACCATTGCAAACATTAATAATGGATCAATAAATACTGATACAAGTACTAATAATGATTCAAGTAATACTGATACCAATAATTCATTAGATCAAAATAACAATACAACAACAAATAAAGGTTATTTTTCAAATGTTGGTAATGTTGCATGAGTTGCTAGTGTTTTAACAGTAGGAGTTCTTGTAGCTACTGTTGTTTCAATATTTGTATCTAGAAGATTAATATCAACATATGGAAGCATTTCTAATGCTATTCATCATTTAAAGAATAAGAAGAAAAATAAACAAAACAAAGAATAA
- a CDS encoding transposase — MKEIIKNNLTKFENSRFWILEEMGSLNKKGKLNPKTLSNKTGYSIKQSRRFIKSFKDNTFLISHKNKNKENVNKIKDEVKRAIIEKYIEVTTPCKEMSDGHYEMTHLDFYLDEIKDKFNVKYGFVNKLLNENFLLTSYSKRITRKTMKKKLKEGNLAELKIQEKILEFLRKYKPTYTEYLKTKNPPYVKHNYDFGHIVEVDACVSVWIGIKKYYIYHAIDAGTGKFLGFWMDDEETNFGYCKLLKQVLEKYGAPNIIKTDRRKTFWSENSVTNLTYCLNKLEIQVKSESQPTFKANVERSFKNAQQIYYKLFLKHGLNTKEKIQKNYQLIVDAYNQRYKKSEKGKRNQFIKLSKNDLKDLFYTTKICKVLKGFYFFHNGKAMGLFTKEDKRVNMKNQILLRTNMLTGEKFVLDKNTKYFAREINDDLLNEYINEIQDNEFLKLEKIKRKSIAASKAIYQKNENTRIALERWSNSLKEREEKIKIREIELSLNI, encoded by the coding sequence ATGAAAGAAATAATAAAAAACAATTTAACAAAATTTGAGAATAGTAGGTTCTGAATTTTAGAAGAAATGGGCTCTTTGAATAAAAAAGGAAAGTTAAATCCAAAAACTTTAAGTAATAAAACAGGATATTCAATCAAACAGTCTAGAAGGTTTATAAAAAGTTTTAAAGATAATACTTTTTTGATTAGCCATAAAAACAAAAATAAGGAAAATGTTAACAAAATAAAAGATGAAGTAAAAAGAGCAATTATAGAGAAATATATTGAAGTAACTACTCCATGCAAAGAAATGAGTGATGGTCATTATGAAATGACTCATTTAGATTTTTATTTAGATGAAATAAAAGACAAGTTTAATGTTAAATACGGATTTGTAAATAAACTTCTAAATGAAAATTTTTTACTCACTTCATATTCAAAAAGGATCACAAGAAAAACTATGAAGAAAAAACTTAAAGAAGGCAATTTAGCAGAGTTAAAAATCCAGGAAAAAATTTTGGAATTTCTAAGAAAATATAAACCAACGTACACAGAATATTTAAAAACTAAAAATCCCCCTTATGTAAAACACAACTATGATTTTGGTCACATAGTTGAAGTAGATGCTTGCGTTAGTGTTTGAATAGGAATTAAAAAATATTACATATACCATGCCATTGATGCTGGGACTGGTAAGTTCCTAGGTTTTTGAATGGACGATGAGGAAACAAATTTTGGGTATTGTAAACTGCTTAAACAGGTCCTAGAAAAGTATGGGGCTCCAAATATTATAAAAACAGATAGAAGAAAAACATTTTGATCTGAAAATTCAGTTACCAATTTAACTTATTGTTTAAATAAACTAGAAATACAAGTTAAGTCAGAAAGCCAACCAACTTTTAAAGCTAATGTTGAAAGATCATTTAAAAATGCACAACAAATTTATTACAAATTATTTTTAAAACATGGTTTGAATACTAAAGAAAAAATACAAAAGAACTATCAGTTAATTGTTGATGCTTACAATCAAAGATATAAAAAGTCTGAAAAAGGAAAAAGAAACCAATTCATAAAATTAAGTAAAAATGATTTAAAAGACTTGTTCTATACAACTAAGATTTGCAAAGTTCTAAAAGGTTTTTATTTTTTCCATAATGGGAAGGCTATGGGTTTGTTCACCAAAGAAGATAAAAGAGTTAATATGAAAAATCAAATCTTATTAAGAACCAACATGTTAACGGGTGAAAAATTTGTACTTGATAAAAATACAAAATATTTTGCCAGAGAAATAAATGATGATTTATTAAACGAATATATAAATGAGATTCAGGATAATGAGTTTTTAAAATTAGAAAAAATTAAAAGAAAAAGTATAGCTGCTTCTAAAGCTATTTATCAAAAAAATGAAAACACAAGAATAGCTTTAGAAAGATGAAGCAACAGTTTAAAAGAAAGGGAGGAAAAAATTAAAATTAGAGAAATTGAACTTTCTTTAAATATTTAA
- a CDS encoding ribonuclease Y, producing MQQNTVTLILVGVIIFLFISLFFYVIYSFVQKKKNRNFKQIKIQPKKNNKITPTSDQKLKADEFISIINKKREILNHQRADYLKIKETQESYQQLQEVISEYQKKLNLEKIKLIDQMEKEIKDNLNEKAVYYMINAMEQHAEDIISSKFSFTIKLENEGMKGKIIGKDGRNKRHFEQTTKTDLIIEPNMPAITISSPNPIRREKAKRTMEKLLETKNMDIAKISLFYKEVEEGFEQTCYEIGKDALENKLHIFDIDKKMYPIVGQLNFRTSYSQNVLLHCVEAAVLAANIAQKLNIDPIKAKKAAFFHDIGKAVDFEIDNDHVNSGVELAKKFNFEDYIINAIESHHNKVSPKTVYAALVKVVDKLSASRPGARFVSNDEYFKRIEELEKICKSFEGVSDAYVIKSGREIEVIIDPSLVSDDECKILIKDIKFKLEDSDLVNKQPIQITLIRKFTQSITTLGSASRLRT from the coding sequence ATGCAACAAAATACAGTCACTCTAATATTAGTGGGTGTTATTATTTTTCTTTTTATTTCTTTATTTTTTTATGTAATCTATTCTTTTGTACAAAAGAAAAAGAATAGAAATTTCAAACAAATAAAAATACAACCTAAAAAGAATAATAAGATTACCCCCACTTCTGATCAGAAATTAAAAGCAGATGAATTCATTTCTATAATTAATAAAAAAAGAGAAATTTTAAATCATCAAAGAGCTGATTATTTAAAAATAAAAGAAACTCAAGAATCATATCAACAATTACAAGAAGTTATATCAGAATATCAAAAGAAGCTAAATTTAGAAAAAATTAAACTTATAGATCAAATGGAAAAAGAGATTAAAGATAATCTTAATGAAAAAGCAGTTTACTATATGATTAATGCCATGGAACAACATGCTGAAGATATCATCTCTTCTAAGTTTTCATTCACTATAAAATTAGAAAATGAAGGAATGAAAGGGAAAATCATTGGTAAAGATGGTAGAAACAAAAGACACTTTGAACAAACTACTAAAACTGATTTAATTATTGAACCTAATATGCCAGCAATTACAATTTCATCTCCTAACCCAATTAGAAGAGAAAAAGCTAAAAGAACAATGGAAAAACTTTTAGAAACTAAAAACATGGATATAGCAAAGATTTCTTTATTTTATAAGGAAGTTGAAGAAGGATTTGAACAAACATGTTATGAAATCGGTAAGGATGCTTTAGAAAATAAATTACACATTTTTGATATTGATAAAAAGATGTATCCAATTGTAGGACAACTAAACTTTAGAACTTCATATAGTCAAAATGTTTTATTACATTGTGTAGAAGCAGCAGTTTTAGCTGCTAATATTGCTCAAAAATTAAATATAGATCCGATTAAAGCTAAAAAGGCAGCTTTCTTTCATGACATTGGAAAAGCAGTAGATTTTGAAATTGATAATGATCATGTTAATTCAGGTGTCGAATTAGCTAAGAAATTTAATTTTGAAGATTACATTATTAATGCAATCGAATCTCACCATAATAAAGTAAGCCCTAAAACTGTTTATGCAGCTTTAGTTAAAGTTGTAGACAAATTAAGTGCATCTAGACCTGGTGCTAGATTTGTTTCTAATGATGAGTACTTTAAAAGAATAGAAGAACTAGAAAAGATCTGTAAATCCTTTGAAGGAGTATCAGATGCATATGTCATTAAATCAGGAAGAGAAATAGAAGTAATTATAGATCCTTCATTAGTTTCAGATGATGAATGTAAGATTTTAATAAAAGATATTAAATTCAAATTAGAAGATAGTGACCTTGTTAATAAGCAACCAATTCAAATTACTTTAATTAGAAAATTCACCCAATCTATTACAACATTGGGAAGTGCTTCTAGGCTTAGAACTTAG
- the ptsP gene encoding phosphoenolpyruvate--protein phosphotransferase has translation MMKDKKYKGIGASDGIATAKAFLLDKPIFKIDDSKISNVDQEISKVNAAIEASIKNIEHVKTIAIDKIGAEKAMVFDAHAQIANDPELKNEIISIIKDQKVNGAYAIDVVFKKTHDLFANMEDDYFKQRASDVEDVRTKILSFFLNIELPDLLAIKSEVIIVADDLTPSETALLDKKYVKGFATNIGGRTSHAAIMARTMEIPAVLGLKDITNAVDKNSMIALDGSTGDLVIEPSDLSVWNKKKEIFLKEKEELKKYINVKAKTLDGVEVDVVANIGKPEDADNLDSYGAEGIGLVRSEFLYMENSKWPTEEEQFNAYKYILEKQKNKLVIIRTLDIGGDKKLNYYQFPHEMNPFLGYRAIRFCLNNPEIFKTQIRALLRASAFGRMGIMFPMIATVDEFLKAKNIVEETKKELTKEKIAFDSKVLVGMMVEIPSSAFLTDKFAKYADFFSIGTNDLVQYTFAVDRMSENVSYLYQPNNPALLRAIKATIEGAAVHKKFVGMCGEMAGDIRSIPILLGLGGKGLDEFSMSASSILRSKKVIASLKHSECVELANKAIDCDTAEEVNNLVENFLQKKNLI, from the coding sequence ATGATGAAAGATAAAAAATACAAAGGAATTGGTGCAAGTGATGGAATTGCAACAGCTAAAGCATTCTTATTAGATAAACCAATCTTTAAAATTGATGACTCAAAAATTAGTAATGTTGATCAAGAAATTTCAAAAGTAAATGCTGCAATTGAAGCTTCAATTAAAAATATTGAACATGTTAAAACAATTGCAATTGATAAAATTGGTGCTGAAAAAGCAATGGTTTTTGATGCTCATGCACAAATTGCAAATGACCCAGAATTAAAAAATGAAATCATTTCTATTATTAAAGATCAAAAAGTAAATGGTGCATATGCAATTGATGTCGTTTTTAAAAAGACACATGATTTATTTGCTAATATGGAAGATGATTACTTCAAACAACGTGCAAGTGATGTTGAAGATGTTAGAACTAAAATCTTATCATTTTTCTTAAATATTGAACTTCCAGATTTATTAGCTATTAAAAGTGAAGTTATCATTGTTGCAGATGATTTAACTCCTTCTGAAACTGCATTATTAGATAAAAAATATGTAAAAGGATTTGCTACAAACATTGGTGGAAGAACTAGTCATGCTGCAATAATGGCTAGAACTATGGAAATCCCAGCAGTATTAGGATTAAAAGATATTACAAATGCAGTTGATAAAAATTCAATGATTGCATTAGATGGTTCAACTGGTGATTTAGTTATAGAACCAAGTGATTTATCTGTTTGAAATAAAAAGAAAGAAATCTTTTTAAAAGAAAAAGAAGAACTAAAAAAATATATTAATGTTAAAGCTAAAACATTAGATGGTGTTGAAGTTGATGTTGTAGCTAATATTGGAAAACCAGAAGATGCAGATAATTTAGATAGTTATGGTGCTGAAGGAATTGGTTTAGTTAGATCTGAGTTCTTATACATGGAAAACTCTAAATGACCAACAGAAGAAGAACAATTTAATGCTTATAAATATATTTTAGAAAAACAAAAAAATAAATTAGTTATCATTAGAACTTTAGATATTGGCGGAGATAAGAAATTAAATTATTACCAATTCCCACATGAGATGAATCCATTTTTAGGGTATAGAGCAATTAGATTTTGTTTAAATAATCCAGAAATCTTCAAAACTCAAATTAGAGCATTATTAAGAGCATCTGCTTTTGGAAGAATGGGGATAATGTTCCCTATGATAGCAACTGTTGATGAGTTTTTAAAAGCTAAAAATATTGTTGAAGAAACTAAAAAAGAATTAACAAAAGAAAAGATTGCATTTGATAGCAAAGTTCTTGTTGGTATGATGGTTGAAATTCCTTCATCAGCTTTCTTAACTGATAAGTTTGCAAAATATGCTGACTTCTTCTCAATTGGAACTAATGACTTAGTTCAATATACTTTTGCAGTTGATAGAATGTCTGAAAATGTTTCTTATTTATACCAACCAAATAACCCTGCATTATTAAGAGCAATTAAAGCAACAATTGAAGGTGCTGCTGTTCATAAAAAATTTGTAGGTATGTGTGGTGAAATGGCTGGTGACATTAGATCTATTCCAATTCTATTAGGATTAGGTGGAAAAGGTCTAGATGAGTTTAGTATGTCAGCTTCTTCAATCCTTAGAAGTAAAAAAGTTATTGCATCTTTAAAACACTCTGAATGTGTGGAACTTGCTAATAAAGCAATTGATTGCGATACAGCTGAAGAAGTAAATAATTTAGTTGAAAATTTCTTACAAAAAAAGAATTTAATTTAG
- a CDS encoding alpha/beta fold hydrolase: protein MTNNLSNENKYFKLINENGYTYRFKSSKNKSTKNILFIHGFATTSEYHDEVIDKLTDDFNYYALELPGHGFAKLKHKIHLNPLYYAQYISTWINQKGFENLYLIGHSMGGGLAILLSNLVGDRLAKLIAVTPMNSSMWTSLKSLIATNKLLPDTYEKNWKSKSILLYKPEEHYSGDSTEELVEETNYFLDHLKDFKFLRKNMKSIKLHNELKKAESNNRVESMVIIGKYDGVVTYHKTLKRFSSLQNYEIATFEESAHLPFVEENDKYIETVLNFFNSVKNVNVDINQNDVDNIIVENSESEQVLDSQEELQNK, encoded by the coding sequence ATGACTAACAACTTGTCTAATGAAAACAAATACTTTAAATTAATAAATGAAAATGGATACACATATAGATTCAAATCTTCTAAAAATAAATCTACAAAAAATATTTTATTTATCCATGGGTTTGCTACAACATCTGAATATCATGATGAAGTAATTGATAAATTAACAGATGATTTCAATTACTATGCACTTGAATTACCTGGTCATGGATTTGCAAAACTAAAACATAAAATCCATTTAAACCCATTATATTATGCTCAATATATCTCTACTTGAATTAATCAAAAGGGATTTGAAAATTTATATTTAATTGGTCACTCAATGGGTGGAGGATTAGCTATCTTATTATCAAATTTAGTTGGTGATAGACTTGCTAAATTAATTGCTGTAACTCCAATGAATTCATCAATGTGAACAAGTTTAAAATCTTTAATTGCTACTAATAAACTGTTACCTGATACTTATGAAAAGAACTGAAAATCCAAATCTATTTTGTTATATAAACCTGAAGAACATTATAGTGGAGATAGCACTGAAGAATTAGTTGAAGAAACTAACTACTTCTTAGATCATTTAAAAGATTTTAAATTTTTAAGAAAAAATATGAAATCTATTAAATTACATAATGAATTAAAAAAAGCAGAATCAAACAATAGAGTTGAATCTATGGTTATTATTGGAAAATATGATGGGGTTGTAACTTATCATAAAACATTAAAAAGATTTAGTTCATTACAAAATTATGAAATAGCAACTTTTGAAGAATCTGCTCATTTACCTTTTGTTGAAGAAAATGATAAATATATTGAAACTGTTTTAAATTTCTTTAACTCAGTAAAAAATGTAAATGTAGATATTAACCAAAATGATGTTGATAATATCATTGTAGAAAATAGTGAATCAGAACAAGTTTTAGATTCACAAGAAGAATTACAAAATAAATAA
- a CDS encoding DeoR family transcriptional regulator yields the protein MKKINKIRMIDKIKELLKNQQVVNIKALSRDLQIDRKTVRKYLRILSNNPELKSCDFKRKYKKPSKNFLSQIEHIIE from the coding sequence ATGAAAAAAATTAACAAAATAAGAATGATAGATAAAATTAAAGAATTGTTAAAAAATCAACAAGTAGTAAACATTAAGGCTTTATCTAGAGATTTACAAATAGACAGAAAAACTGTTAGGAAGTATTTAAGAATTTTAAGTAATAACCCAGAATTAAAATCTTGTGACTTCAAAAGAAAATATAAAAAACCATCTAAGAATTTTTTATCACAAATTGAACATATTATAGAATAG
- a CDS encoding DDE-type integrase/transposase/recombinase, with the protein MDYLPSKLEISKTEFKNKISYSTFKSFLKENYDYSSRAITPPKKIIKETYPGKILEIDWAENIVIHTKEDGKLKINILVTKFSYSRYMKLFVSYEKSSQTVLKFLVSALAEFQGSPLYLVCDNMKSIISKNQNYLNKKPILEKHWNDFERDFGIEIIPCDPASPEQKAKVESAVRIAKKIKAWTGVIENKNHLIEIVKNIESKYNNSENGVGFKPIQSFLKQELHTLQPLPNKKIIEGYLNSKETRMVKNDYKIAFLSNFYYLPPLYLNEYVQIYQDDSNVYIEHNGTIIATYENSLKVAKHSFTTTEIHSEILKYEFLKRGDNISEEVIRKMAKETVESLDLQYKLKVFNQKNQET; encoded by the coding sequence TTGGATTACTTACCTTCAAAGCTTGAAATATCTAAAACTGAATTTAAAAATAAAATTTCCTATTCTACTTTTAAATCATTTTTAAAAGAAAATTATGATTATTCTTCAAGAGCTATTACTCCTCCAAAAAAAATAATAAAGGAAACCTATCCTGGAAAAATTTTGGAAATAGACTGGGCTGAAAATATTGTCATTCATACAAAGGAAGATGGAAAGTTAAAAATTAATATTTTGGTTACAAAGTTCTCGTATTCTAGATATATGAAGTTATTTGTTTCTTATGAAAAGAGTTCTCAAACTGTATTGAAGTTTTTAGTCTCTGCATTGGCAGAATTCCAAGGCAGCCCTCTTTATTTAGTTTGCGACAACATGAAATCTATTATTTCTAAAAACCAAAACTATTTAAACAAAAAGCCAATTTTAGAAAAACATTGAAATGATTTTGAAAGAGATTTTGGTATAGAGATTATTCCATGTGATCCAGCTTCACCAGAACAAAAAGCTAAGGTTGAAAGTGCTGTAAGAATTGCAAAAAAAATAAAAGCTTGAACTGGAGTAATTGAAAACAAAAATCACTTAATAGAAATTGTTAAAAACATAGAATCTAAATACAACAACAGTGAGAATGGTGTGGGGTTTAAACCAATTCAATCTTTTTTAAAACAAGAATTGCATACACTTCAACCTTTACCTAACAAAAAAATTATTGAAGGTTATTTAAATTCAAAAGAAACAAGAATGGTAAAAAATGACTATAAAATAGCATTTTTAAGCAATTTTTACTACTTACCACCTTTATATCTAAATGAATATGTGCAAATATATCAAGATGATTCTAATGTCTACATAGAACATAATGGAACAATAATTGCAACATATGAAAACAGTTTAAAAGTAGCTAAGCATTCTTTTACTACAACAGAAATTCATTCAGAAATTTTAAAGTATGAATTTTTAAAAAGAGGTGACAATATTTCAGAAGAAGTCATTAGGAAAATGGCAAAAGAAACTGTTGAGTCATTAGACTTGCAGTATAAACTAAAAGTTTTTAATCAGAAAAATCAGGAGACCTAA
- the istB gene encoding IS21-like element helper ATPase IstB, whose amino-acid sequence MKEIENLLNEVKWTTNEKVFNLLMDQRYSSPLIVEFLKSILREEVNFKTKRRKYLKVKTGGFGIIKTIEEFDFTFQPQINQNQINYFLNFDFIKNKQNIIFQDTSGVGKTHLATAIGIAAAESKYSVYFIDCNRLLNNLQEAKFKNQLAQRIKHYSKYKLLIIDELGFLPMDQEKANIFFQLVNSRYLKSSTIITTNKLFSEWGKLFQDEVIASAILDILLHKSHVVSIAGKSYRNYESLKLKEEIEWKDNVK is encoded by the coding sequence ATGAAAGAAATTGAAAATTTGTTAAATGAAGTTAAATGAACAACAAATGAAAAGGTATTTAATCTTTTAATGGATCAAAGATATTCTAGTCCTTTAATTGTTGAATTTTTAAAATCAATTTTAAGAGAGGAGGTAAACTTCAAAACTAAAAGAAGAAAATATTTAAAAGTTAAAACAGGAGGATTTGGAATAATAAAAACTATAGAAGAATTTGATTTCACTTTTCAACCACAAATAAATCAAAATCAAATTAATTATTTTTTAAATTTTGATTTTATAAAAAATAAACAAAATATAATTTTTCAAGATACTTCAGGAGTTGGAAAAACTCATCTTGCCACAGCTATTGGGATTGCTGCTGCAGAGTCAAAATATAGTGTTTATTTTATTGACTGCAATAGGTTGTTAAATAATTTACAAGAAGCAAAATTTAAAAACCAACTTGCTCAAAGAATTAAACACTATTCTAAGTACAAGTTACTGATAATTGATGAATTGGGATTTCTTCCCATGGATCAAGAAAAAGCAAATATATTTTTTCAATTGGTTAATAGTAGATATTTAAAAAGCTCAACAATTATTACAACAAATAAACTATTTTCAGAATGGGGAAAACTATTCCAAGATGAAGTTATAGCAAGTGCAATATTGGATATATTATTACATAAATCCCATGTTGTTAGCATTGCTGGAAAATCTTATAGAAACTATGAGTCTTTAAAATTAAAAGAAGAAATTGAATGAAAGGATAATGTTAAATAA